In Thauera aromatica K172, one DNA window encodes the following:
- the pcnB gene encoding polynucleotide adenylyltransferase PcnB: MIRKLLRKVFKRPAHSARHEPALIPVERHGIRREQLSPAARKTCAVLQEAGFKAFVVGGAVRDLLIGHPPKDYDVATSATPEEVRALFRRSRIIGRRFKIVHVMSGPETIEVSTFRANQDAESTETDEHGRVLRDNVYGNQAEDATRRDFTVNALYYDPGTETIVDYHHGVADIQQKTLRMIGDPRTRYREDPVRMLRAVRLAAKLGLSIDPAARHPIRDMATLLENVPAARLFDEMLKLLFSGYAVKCLQQLRAEGLHHGLLPLLDVILEQPLGERFVWLSLENTDERVREDKSVSPGFLFATLLWHEVLAAWERKKAAGEHAQPALFEAMDEVLDAQAGKLAITRRIVGDIKDIWALQPRFDKRSGKTPYRLIEQPRYRAGWDFLRLRAQAGEIPMEIVDWWDRFAHAGHDERDALVRQAPAEAAPAKKRRRRRKPVVGEAVTSADSA, encoded by the coding sequence ATGATCCGCAAGCTGCTGCGCAAGGTTTTCAAGCGCCCGGCGCACTCCGCACGCCACGAGCCCGCCCTCATTCCCGTCGAACGCCACGGCATCCGCCGCGAGCAGCTGTCGCCGGCTGCGCGCAAGACCTGCGCCGTGCTGCAGGAGGCCGGCTTCAAGGCCTTCGTCGTCGGCGGCGCAGTGCGCGACCTGCTGATCGGCCATCCGCCCAAGGACTACGACGTCGCCACCAGCGCCACTCCGGAAGAAGTGCGCGCGCTGTTCCGCCGCTCGCGCATCATCGGCCGCCGCTTCAAGATCGTGCACGTGATGAGCGGGCCGGAGACGATCGAGGTCTCCACGTTCCGCGCCAACCAGGACGCCGAATCGACCGAAACCGACGAGCACGGCCGCGTGCTGCGCGACAACGTCTACGGCAACCAGGCCGAAGACGCCACCCGGCGCGACTTCACCGTCAATGCGCTGTACTACGACCCGGGCACCGAGACGATCGTCGACTACCACCACGGCGTCGCCGACATCCAGCAGAAGACCCTGCGCATGATCGGCGACCCGCGCACGCGCTACCGCGAAGACCCGGTGCGCATGCTGCGCGCGGTGCGCCTGGCGGCGAAGCTGGGACTCAGCATCGACCCCGCGGCGCGCCATCCGATCCGCGACATGGCCACCCTGCTGGAAAACGTGCCCGCCGCCCGTCTGTTCGACGAAATGCTCAAGCTGCTGTTCTCCGGCTATGCGGTGAAGTGCCTGCAGCAGCTGCGCGCAGAAGGCCTGCACCACGGCCTGCTGCCGCTGCTCGACGTCATCCTCGAACAACCCCTGGGCGAGCGCTTCGTCTGGTTGTCACTCGAGAACACCGACGAGCGCGTGCGCGAGGACAAATCCGTATCGCCCGGCTTCCTGTTCGCCACCCTGCTGTGGCACGAAGTGCTCGCGGCATGGGAAAGGAAGAAGGCCGCCGGCGAGCACGCCCAGCCGGCGCTGTTCGAAGCGATGGACGAGGTCCTCGACGCCCAGGCCGGCAAGCTCGCGATCACCCGCCGCATCGTCGGCGACATCAAGGACATCTGGGCGCTGCAGCCGCGTTTCGACAAGCGCTCGGGGAAAACCCCCTACCGCCTCATCGAGCAGCCCCGCTACCGCGCAGGGTGGGACTTCCTGCGCCTGCGCGCGCAGGCGGGAGAAATCCCGATGGAAATCGTCGACTGGTGGGACCGCTTCGCCCATGCCGGCCACGACGAGCGCGACGCGCTGGTCCGCCAGGCGCCGGCCGAAGCGGCACCGGCGAAGAAGCGCCGCCGCCGGCGCAAGCCGGTCGTCGGCGAGGCCGTCACCTCCGCGGACAGCGCATGA
- the pepN gene encoding aminopeptidase N, which yields MKTEHAPTIRRADYRPLPWTVETVDLHFSLDAEATVVTNRMLCVRNPDVEGGPIRLWGEALERLALTVDGQPPASLREDGTLLEIDARGERVVVEVRTRINPRANTTLSGLYRSNGGFFTQCEAEGFRRITCFPDRPDVMARFTVTLEADRAACPVLLSNGNLVEQGELPGGRHYAKWEDPFPKPSYLFALVAARLVALERRVRTMSGREVLLQVWVEEGNLDRCAHAMDSLVHAMRWDEETFGLELDLDRFMIVAVADFNMGAMENKGLNIFNTKFVLAKPDTATDLDYENIESVVAHEYFHNWTGNRVTCRDWFQLTLKEGLTVFRDQQFSADMLARVASEAAGPEGAASARAVKRIDDVRVLRAAQFPEDAGPMAHPIRPDRYQEINNFYTATVYEKGAEVIRMLHTLLGQEGFRNGMDLYFSYHDGQAVTCDDFVEAMSEANNGFDLDPFMRWYGQAGTPRVKASGAWDAAAGRYTLTLTQDTPPTPGQALKLPLVIPVALGLIGPDGRDRPLRLEGEGQAGATTRVLRLTEAEQTFRFVGLDAEPVPSLLRGFSAPVILELDEDDARLAFRMAHDADPCNRWDAAQRYAERVVLALAADPAGEVAPGFVEAFCILLGDDRLDPAFRAQALALPGEGYLLERMSAADPAALRSALMKAMRTLGRALAASWLAVLETMAPAPVYRYHPGDAGRRALANLALRYLAAAGDERGLACAQVRFEGATNMSERFGALAALVQSASPARGTALAAFHARYRDDALVLDKWFALQAGAWRWDATAAPTLERVRSLLDDPAFSLANPNKVYALLGTFFRANPGEFHAADGSGHAFWAEQVIALDAKNPQVAARMARTLENWRHLTAALQASIRPQLERVLASEGCSPDVAEVIGKALEQVD from the coding sequence ATGAAAACCGAACATGCCCCAACGATCCGGCGCGCCGACTATCGGCCGCTGCCCTGGACGGTCGAGACCGTCGACCTGCATTTCAGCCTCGACGCCGAGGCGACCGTCGTCACCAACCGCATGTTGTGCGTGCGCAATCCCGATGTCGAGGGCGGCCCGATCCGGCTGTGGGGCGAGGCGCTTGAGCGCCTGGCGCTGACCGTCGACGGCCAGCCTCCGGCGAGCTTGCGCGAGGACGGCACCCTGCTCGAGATCGACGCCCGCGGCGAACGGGTCGTCGTCGAAGTGCGCACCCGCATCAACCCGCGCGCCAATACCACGCTGTCCGGCCTCTACCGCTCGAACGGCGGTTTTTTCACCCAGTGCGAGGCGGAAGGTTTTCGCCGCATCACCTGTTTCCCCGACCGCCCGGACGTGATGGCGCGCTTCACCGTCACCCTCGAAGCCGACCGCGCCGCCTGCCCGGTGCTGCTGTCCAACGGCAACCTGGTCGAACAGGGCGAACTGCCCGGCGGTCGTCACTACGCGAAGTGGGAGGATCCTTTTCCCAAGCCGTCCTACCTCTTCGCCCTGGTCGCGGCGAGGCTGGTCGCGCTCGAGCGCCGGGTGAGGACGATGTCGGGGCGCGAGGTGCTGCTCCAGGTGTGGGTGGAAGAAGGCAACCTCGACCGCTGCGCGCACGCGATGGATTCGCTGGTGCACGCGATGCGCTGGGACGAGGAGACTTTCGGCCTCGAGCTCGACCTCGACCGCTTCATGATCGTGGCCGTGGCCGACTTCAACATGGGGGCGATGGAGAACAAGGGGCTGAACATCTTCAACACCAAGTTCGTGCTCGCCAAGCCCGACACCGCCACCGACCTCGATTACGAAAACATCGAGAGCGTGGTCGCGCACGAATACTTCCATAACTGGACTGGCAACCGCGTCACCTGCCGCGACTGGTTCCAGCTCACCCTCAAGGAAGGGCTCACCGTCTTTCGCGACCAGCAGTTCTCCGCCGACATGCTGGCGAGAGTGGCCAGCGAGGCCGCCGGCCCCGAAGGCGCGGCTTCCGCGCGCGCGGTCAAGCGCATCGACGATGTGCGTGTGCTGCGCGCGGCGCAGTTCCCCGAGGATGCGGGGCCGATGGCGCATCCGATCCGTCCCGACCGCTACCAGGAGATCAACAATTTCTACACCGCCACGGTGTACGAGAAAGGGGCCGAAGTCATCCGCATGCTCCATACCCTGCTCGGGCAGGAAGGGTTTCGCAACGGCATGGACCTCTACTTCAGCTACCACGACGGTCAGGCGGTGACCTGCGACGACTTCGTCGAAGCGATGTCGGAAGCCAACAACGGTTTCGATCTCGACCCGTTCATGCGCTGGTACGGTCAGGCCGGGACGCCGCGGGTGAAGGCCAGCGGGGCGTGGGACGCCGCTGCCGGCCGCTATACCCTGACCCTGACGCAGGACACTCCGCCGACGCCGGGCCAGGCGCTCAAGCTGCCGCTGGTGATCCCGGTCGCGCTCGGCCTGATCGGGCCGGATGGCCGCGACCGGCCGCTGCGGCTGGAGGGCGAGGGCCAGGCCGGAGCGACGACGCGCGTGCTGCGTCTCACCGAGGCGGAGCAGACGTTCCGCTTCGTCGGCCTCGATGCCGAGCCGGTACCTTCGCTGCTGCGCGGCTTTTCCGCGCCGGTGATCCTGGAACTCGACGAGGACGATGCCCGGCTTGCCTTCCGCATGGCCCACGACGCCGATCCCTGCAACCGCTGGGACGCCGCCCAGCGCTACGCCGAGCGTGTGGTACTGGCGCTGGCCGCGGACCCGGCCGGGGAGGTGGCACCGGGCTTCGTCGAGGCGTTTTGCATCCTGCTCGGAGACGACCGGCTCGACCCCGCTTTCCGCGCCCAGGCCCTCGCCCTGCCGGGTGAGGGCTACCTGCTCGAGCGCATGTCGGCGGCTGACCCCGCAGCGCTGCGCAGCGCGCTGATGAAAGCGATGCGCACCCTCGGCCGCGCCCTGGCGGCGTCCTGGCTGGCCGTACTCGAGACGATGGCGCCGGCGCCGGTGTACCGCTACCACCCGGGCGACGCCGGCCGTCGTGCGCTCGCCAACCTTGCCTTGCGCTACCTCGCCGCCGCCGGCGACGAACGCGGGCTGGCGTGCGCGCAGGTCCGCTTCGAGGGCGCCACCAACATGAGCGAGCGTTTCGGTGCCCTCGCCGCGCTGGTGCAGAGCGCGAGCCCGGCGCGCGGGACGGCGCTGGCCGCGTTCCATGCGCGCTACCGCGACGATGCCCTGGTGCTGGACAAATGGTTTGCGCTGCAGGCCGGTGCCTGGCGCTGGGATGCGACGGCGGCGCCGACCCTGGAGCGGGTGCGCAGCTTGCTCGACGACCCGGCGTTCAGCCTGGCGAACCCGAACAAGGTGTATGCCCTGCTCGGCACTTTCTTCCGCGCCAACCCCGGCGAGTTCCATGCCGCCGACGGCAGTGGCCATGCCTTCTGGGCTGAGCAGGTGATCGCGCTGGACGCGAAGAATCCCCAGGTCGCGGCGCGCATGGCGCGCACCCTGGAAAACTGGCGCCACCTCACCGCCGCGCTGCAGGCGAGTATCCGTCCCCAGCTCGAACGCGTGCTGGCGAGCGAGGGGTGCTCGCCGGACGTTGCGGAGGTCATCGGCAAGGCCCTCGAACAGGTGGACTGA
- a CDS encoding HAD family hydrolase, whose product MNLVLFDLDNTLLAGDSDFAWAQFLIGKGVLDREVQEAKNVHFYEQYKAGTLDIFEFLDFQLAPLARHPRVELDAWHREFMEQSVRPMITAKSRALVREHLDSGALVAVVTATNAFVTGPIVREFGIPHLVATIPAQEGGVFTGKPRGLPAFKAGKIERVEAWLESLGLHFGSFARSWFYSDSHNDLPLMQRVSDPVAVDPDDTLRTHAQAQGWPVISLR is encoded by the coding sequence GTGAACCTCGTCCTCTTCGACCTCGACAACACCCTGCTCGCCGGCGACTCCGACTTCGCCTGGGCGCAGTTCCTGATCGGCAAAGGCGTGCTCGACCGCGAAGTGCAGGAGGCGAAAAACGTCCACTTCTACGAGCAATACAAGGCCGGCACCCTCGATATCTTCGAGTTCCTCGACTTCCAGCTCGCCCCCCTCGCCCGCCACCCGCGCGTCGAGCTCGACGCCTGGCACCGCGAGTTCATGGAGCAGTCGGTGCGGCCGATGATCACCGCCAAGTCGCGTGCCCTGGTGCGGGAGCATCTGGACAGCGGCGCACTGGTCGCGGTGGTGACGGCGACCAACGCCTTCGTCACCGGCCCGATCGTGCGCGAGTTCGGCATCCCCCACCTGGTCGCCACCATCCCGGCGCAGGAAGGCGGAGTCTTCACCGGCAAGCCGCGCGGCCTGCCCGCCTTCAAGGCGGGCAAGATCGAACGCGTCGAGGCCTGGCTCGAATCGCTCGGCCTGCACTTCGGCAGCTTCGCCCGGAGCTGGTTCTACAGCGACTCGCACAACGACCTGCCGCTGATGCAGCGGGTCTCCGACCCGGTCGCCGTCGACCCCGACGACACGCTGCGCACGCACGCCCAAGCACAAGGCTGGCCGGTGATCTCGCTGCGCTGA
- the hda gene encoding DnaA regulatory inactivator Hda, which produces MKQLVLDIRPDTPPTLENFVAGANAELVAALSLLASPATAAQLPARHLYLWGEPGSGRSHLLRATLGMGRAAGRPTHLLAAADVDDSLPETVDALLAVDDVEQLSADAQIALFNAFNRARGNRQSLLLSGPSAPLGLALREDLRTRIGQTLVFEVQPLDDDARATLLATLAERRGLRLADEVVDFLLRHGRRDLASLRRVLDALDAASLERKRPITLPLLREMMQQGLEI; this is translated from the coding sequence ATGAAGCAGCTCGTCCTCGACATCCGCCCCGACACGCCGCCGACGCTGGAAAACTTCGTCGCCGGCGCCAACGCCGAGCTGGTGGCGGCGCTGTCGCTGCTGGCCTCGCCGGCAACCGCGGCGCAGTTACCGGCACGCCATCTCTACCTGTGGGGCGAACCGGGCAGCGGCCGCAGCCACCTGTTGCGCGCCACCCTCGGCATGGGCCGTGCGGCCGGCCGCCCCACCCACCTGCTCGCCGCGGCCGACGTGGACGACAGTCTGCCGGAAACGGTCGATGCCCTGCTTGCGGTGGACGATGTCGAGCAGTTGTCCGCCGACGCCCAAATCGCGCTGTTCAATGCCTTCAACCGCGCCCGCGGCAACCGCCAGTCGCTGCTCCTGTCCGGGCCGTCGGCGCCGCTCGGGCTGGCGCTGCGCGAAGACCTGCGCACCCGCATCGGGCAGACCCTGGTGTTCGAGGTCCAGCCGCTCGACGACGACGCCCGCGCCACCCTTCTCGCCACCCTCGCCGAACGTCGCGGCTTGCGCCTGGCCGACGAGGTGGTCGACTTCCTGCTGCGCCACGGCCGTCGCGACCTCGCCAGCCTGCGCAGGGTGCTCGACGCCCTCGATGCGGCCTCGCTCGAACGCAAACGCCCGATCACCCTGCCGCTGCTGCGCGAGATGATGCAGCAGGGCCTGGAAATCTGA
- the panC gene encoding pantoate--beta-alanine ligase, which yields MQIHHTIESLRAARAGAGRTAFVPTMGNLHDGHIALMRQAAGHADSVVASIFVNRLQFGQDEDFERYPRTFAADCEQLAAAGVAHLFAPDEAVMYPQPQSYHVDPAPAHVSVLEGACRPGHFRGVATVVLKLLNIVQPELALFGKKDYQQLMVLRNMVRELALPVEVLAGETVRAEDGLALSSRNGYLSEEERTRAPLLYRLLCHIRSSVAGGERDWTKLEAEAMAQLEGAGWQPDYVAVRRRADLQPPAREGDALVVLAAARLGRTRLIDNLEI from the coding sequence ATGCAGATCCACCACACTATCGAAAGCCTGCGCGCCGCCCGCGCCGGCGCCGGCAGGACGGCCTTCGTTCCCACCATGGGCAATCTTCACGACGGCCACATCGCGCTCATGCGCCAGGCCGCCGGTCATGCCGACAGCGTGGTCGCGAGCATCTTCGTGAACCGCCTGCAGTTCGGCCAGGACGAAGACTTCGAGCGCTATCCGCGCACCTTCGCCGCCGATTGCGAACAACTCGCCGCCGCCGGCGTGGCGCACCTGTTCGCCCCCGACGAGGCCGTGATGTACCCGCAGCCGCAGTCCTATCACGTCGATCCGGCGCCGGCCCACGTCTCCGTCCTCGAAGGCGCGTGCCGCCCCGGCCATTTCCGCGGCGTCGCCACCGTGGTGCTGAAGCTGCTCAACATCGTCCAGCCCGAGCTCGCGCTGTTCGGCAAGAAGGACTACCAGCAACTGATGGTGCTGCGCAACATGGTGCGCGAACTCGCACTCCCGGTGGAAGTCCTAGCAGGCGAGACGGTGCGCGCCGAAGACGGCCTCGCGCTGTCCTCGCGCAACGGCTACCTGAGCGAGGAGGAGCGCACCCGCGCGCCCCTGCTGTACCGTTTGCTGTGCCACATCCGCAGCTCGGTGGCAGGCGGCGAGCGCGACTGGACGAAGCTCGAAGCCGAAGCGATGGCGCAACTGGAGGGGGCCGGCTGGCAGCCCGACTACGTCGCCGTGCGCCGCCGCGCCGACCTGCAGCCGCCGGCCCGCGAGGGCGACGCGCTGGTCGTGCTCGCCGCAGCCAGGCTGGGACGTACCCGGCTGATCGACAACCTCGAAATCTGA
- a CDS encoding CBS domain-containing protein has protein sequence MTISVKQILDQKGHAFYAVRPTDSVFDALSVMAQFDIGCVLVTDGDRLVGIFTERDYARKVVLKGLMSRNVKVGDLMTSAPFTVTRGHTVDEVMETMTEKRFRHIPVVENNKVLGIVTIGDMVKSIVSQQERTIKHLEHYIAGDLAAE, from the coding sequence ATGACGATCAGCGTAAAACAAATTCTCGACCAGAAAGGCCATGCCTTCTATGCCGTACGCCCGACGGATTCGGTATTCGATGCGCTGTCGGTGATGGCCCAGTTCGATATCGGTTGCGTGCTCGTGACCGACGGCGACCGTCTGGTCGGCATCTTCACCGAACGCGACTATGCCCGCAAAGTAGTGCTGAAGGGGCTCATGTCGCGCAACGTCAAGGTCGGCGACCTGATGACGTCCGCGCCGTTTACCGTGACGCGGGGGCACACCGTGGACGAAGTGATGGAAACGATGACCGAAAAGCGCTTCCGCCACATCCCGGTGGTGGAAAACAACAAGGTGCTCGGCATCGTCACCATCGGTGACATGGTGAAATCCATCGTCAGCCAGCAGGAGCGGACGATCAAGCACCTGGAGCACTACATCGCCGGCGACCTCGCCGCGGAGTGA
- a CDS encoding DMT family protein: MPAWLQSATATVSASPVWLQTTLLLAASNVFMTFAWYGHLRTMQGRAWYVAAIVSWGIALFEYLLQVPANRIGATTLSLAQLKILQEVITLLVFVPFIVIYMKQPLKLDYLWAGLCMLGAVYFVFRS, translated from the coding sequence ATGCCCGCCTGGCTCCAGTCCGCCACCGCTACCGTCAGCGCCAGCCCCGTCTGGCTGCAGACCACCTTGTTGCTTGCCGCATCCAACGTGTTCATGACCTTCGCCTGGTACGGCCACCTCAGGACGATGCAAGGCCGGGCCTGGTACGTCGCGGCGATCGTGAGTTGGGGGATCGCGCTGTTCGAATACCTGCTCCAGGTCCCGGCCAACCGCATCGGCGCCACGACGCTGAGCCTGGCGCAGCTGAAGATCCTGCAGGAAGTGATCACCCTGCTGGTGTTCGTTCCCTTCATCGTGATCTACATGAAACAGCCGCTCAAGCTCGACTACCTGTGGGCGGGCCTGTGCATGCTCGGCGCAGTCTATTTCGTGTTCCGCAGCTGA
- the panB gene encoding 3-methyl-2-oxobutanoate hydroxymethyltransferase, whose translation MSYLQDQKPVTLFELGRMRAAGEKIAMLTCYDASFAAVLGRSGVDVALIGDSLGNVLQGQKSTLPVTLEQMAYHTECVARAESRAFILADMPFGSYHENREQAMRNAARLMAAGAQMVKLEGGEFMADTVHFLVERGVPVCAHIGLTPQSVHQLGGYRVQGRSDEGAARLKADALALEQAGAALMVMEMVPAALAAGITASLRTMATIGIGAGPGCDGQVLVLHDMLGIFPGKTARFVRNFMDGAASIENAVARYVAAVKDGSFPAAEHCY comes from the coding sequence ATGAGTTATCTCCAGGACCAGAAACCCGTGACCCTGTTCGAACTGGGGAGGATGCGCGCCGCGGGCGAGAAGATCGCGATGCTCACCTGTTATGACGCGAGCTTCGCCGCGGTGCTCGGTCGCAGCGGAGTGGACGTCGCACTGATCGGCGATTCGCTGGGCAACGTGCTGCAGGGGCAGAAATCGACCTTGCCGGTGACGCTCGAACAGATGGCCTACCACACCGAGTGCGTGGCCCGTGCCGAAAGCCGCGCCTTCATCCTCGCCGACATGCCGTTCGGCAGTTACCACGAAAACCGCGAACAGGCGATGCGCAATGCCGCACGCCTGATGGCGGCCGGGGCGCAGATGGTGAAGCTCGAAGGCGGCGAATTCATGGCCGACACCGTGCATTTCCTGGTCGAGCGCGGGGTGCCTGTGTGCGCCCACATCGGTCTGACCCCGCAGTCCGTGCATCAGCTCGGCGGCTACCGGGTGCAGGGCCGCAGCGACGAAGGCGCGGCGCGGCTGAAAGCCGACGCCCTGGCGCTGGAACAGGCCGGCGCCGCATTGATGGTGATGGAAATGGTGCCCGCCGCGCTCGCCGCCGGAATCACCGCCAGCCTGCGCACCATGGCCACGATCGGCATCGGCGCCGGCCCCGGCTGCGACGGCCAGGTCCTGGTGCTGCACGACATGCTCGGCATTTTCCCCGGCAAGACCGCACGCTTCGTGCGCAACTTCATGGACGGCGCCGCCAGCATCGAAAATGCCGTCGCACGTTACGTCGCCGCGGTGAAGGACGGCAGCTTCCCCGCCGCCGAGCACTGCTACTGA
- a CDS encoding AI-2E family transporter — protein MSPPRADRLQTLAWTAAGLALVGLFWALGPILAPFVIAAVFAYICDPAVNWMVARRVPRAFAVLLVIIAAGLALVTLALILLPMVYREGVLLVNRLPDLIEMFNAQLSPLLQARLGIDLQLDAAQFRQLVADNWSSAQDILPVLIGHLKTGGAALAGFVVNLVLIPLVMFYLLQEWPRILTELERIVPRPWLARTVRILGDIDSVMSEFLRGQLSVMLLLALFYSLGLWLAGLKFALPVGVLTGLLVFIPYVGFGGGLLLAIMAALLQGEGWPPLIGVAVVYGFGQLLESFLLTPYLVGERIGLHPLAVIFALMAFGQLFGFVGVLVALPVSAALLVGLREVRHAWFASPVYLGSEAPADTKDAPPQ, from the coding sequence ATGAGCCCTCCCCGCGCCGATCGTCTGCAAACCCTGGCCTGGACCGCCGCGGGCCTCGCGCTGGTCGGCCTGTTCTGGGCCCTGGGGCCGATCCTCGCCCCGTTCGTGATCGCCGCGGTGTTCGCCTACATCTGCGACCCGGCGGTGAACTGGATGGTGGCCCGGCGCGTGCCGCGTGCGTTCGCCGTGCTGCTGGTGATCATCGCCGCCGGTCTCGCGCTGGTGACGCTGGCGCTGATCCTGCTGCCGATGGTGTATCGCGAAGGCGTGCTGCTGGTGAACCGCCTGCCCGACCTGATCGAAATGTTCAACGCCCAGCTGTCGCCGCTGTTGCAGGCGCGCCTGGGAATCGACCTGCAGCTCGACGCCGCCCAGTTCCGCCAGCTGGTCGCCGACAACTGGAGCAGCGCGCAGGACATCCTGCCGGTGCTGATCGGCCATCTCAAGACCGGCGGCGCGGCGCTCGCCGGCTTCGTCGTCAACCTGGTCCTGATCCCGCTGGTGATGTTCTACCTGCTGCAGGAATGGCCGCGCATCCTCACCGAGCTGGAACGCATCGTCCCCCGCCCCTGGCTGGCGCGCACGGTGCGCATCCTCGGCGACATCGACTCGGTGATGTCCGAATTCCTCCGCGGCCAGCTGTCGGTGATGCTGCTGCTGGCCCTGTTCTACAGTCTGGGGCTGTGGCTCGCCGGACTGAAGTTCGCCTTGCCGGTGGGAGTGCTGACCGGCCTGCTGGTGTTCATTCCCTATGTCGGTTTCGGCGGCGGCCTGTTGCTGGCGATCATGGCCGCGCTGCTGCAAGGCGAAGGCTGGCCGCCGCTGATCGGTGTCGCCGTGGTCTACGGCTTCGGCCAGCTGCTCGAGAGCTTCCTGCTCACGCCCTACCTGGTGGGTGAACGGATCGGCCTGCATCCGCTCGCGGTGATCTTCGCACTGATGGCCTTCGGCCAGCTATTCGGCTTCGTCGGCGTGCTGGTGGCGCTGCCGGTGAGCGCGGCACTGCTGGTGGGCTTGCGTGAAGTGCGCCACGCCTGGTTCGCCAGTCCGGTCTACCTGGGGAGCGAAGCGCCGGCCGACACGAAGGACGCCCCCCCGCAATGA
- a CDS encoding universal stress protein, giving the protein MNPLRTLLAATDLSALARHAVMRAALIAAESGGQLSLQHVVSVGALDALRHLLDAGTAGMQQQLLEEVRGEVQALAAEVAARHGVAAAVRVDVGAVLAEIASHADAIDADLLVLGARGAGFMRELLIGSTTERALRKISRPLLVVKQMAHEPYRRVLVPVDFSVRSRDALRVAQRVAPAAEIVLLHAFEVPFEGKLRFAGVEEQALSALRVNARREAGAQMNELVEQAALDPTRVRRIVLHGEASTQILEQEQAQDCDLIVIGKRGQGVFEEMLLGSVTRHVLARSAADVLVADRRAG; this is encoded by the coding sequence ATGAATCCGTTGCGGACTTTGCTCGCCGCCACTGACCTTTCCGCGCTCGCCCGCCATGCGGTGATGCGCGCTGCGCTGATCGCTGCCGAATCGGGGGGGCAGCTGTCGCTGCAGCATGTGGTCAGCGTCGGCGCGCTCGATGCGCTGCGCCACCTGCTCGATGCCGGGACGGCCGGCATGCAGCAGCAGCTGCTCGAGGAGGTGCGTGGAGAAGTGCAGGCGCTTGCCGCCGAAGTGGCTGCGCGCCATGGCGTCGCCGCGGCGGTTCGGGTCGATGTGGGGGCGGTGCTGGCGGAAATCGCCAGCCATGCCGATGCGATCGATGCCGATCTGCTCGTGCTCGGCGCCCGTGGCGCCGGCTTCATGCGCGAACTGCTGATCGGCTCCACCACCGAACGTGCGCTGCGCAAGATCAGCCGGCCGCTGCTGGTAGTCAAGCAGATGGCGCACGAGCCCTATCGCAGGGTACTGGTGCCGGTGGATTTTTCGGTGCGTTCGCGCGACGCGCTGCGTGTGGCACAGCGCGTCGCGCCCGCGGCCGAGATCGTGCTGCTGCACGCCTTCGAGGTGCCCTTCGAAGGCAAGCTGCGCTTTGCCGGTGTCGAGGAGCAAGCCCTGTCCGCGCTGCGGGTCAATGCCCGGCGCGAGGCGGGCGCGCAGATGAACGAGCTGGTCGAGCAGGCCGCCCTCGATCCCACCCGGGTGCGCCGGATCGTGCTCCACGGCGAAGCCAGCACCCAGATTCTGGAACAGGAGCAGGCGCAGGATTGCGACCTGATCGTGATCGGCAAGCGCGGCCAGGGCGTGTTCGAGGAAATGCTGCTGGGCAGCGTCACCCGGCACGTCCTCGCCCGCTCCGCGGCCGACGTCCTGGTGGCCGACCGCCGGGCGGGCTGA
- the folK gene encoding 2-amino-4-hydroxy-6-hydroxymethyldihydropteridine diphosphokinase — translation MSALAHVRAYIAFGANLGDPAMAFALSLQRLGALPASAVAAHSALYRSAPIGVDGQPDYINAVIALDTALDAHALLDALHAIERDSGRTRDYPMAPRTIDLDLLLYGNAVIDTPALQVPHPRMHLRAFALLPLAEIAPETVIPGHGGLAGLLAAVGDQAITRLG, via the coding sequence GTGAGCGCGCTGGCACACGTGCGCGCCTACATCGCCTTCGGTGCCAACCTCGGCGATCCGGCGATGGCATTCGCCCTTTCGCTGCAACGCCTCGGCGCCCTGCCCGCGAGCGCGGTCGCCGCGCACTCCGCGCTCTACCGCAGCGCGCCGATCGGCGTGGACGGCCAACCCGACTACATCAACGCCGTCATCGCGCTCGACACTGCGCTCGACGCCCACGCCCTGCTCGATGCCCTGCACGCCATCGAGCGCGACAGCGGCCGTACCCGCGACTACCCGATGGCGCCGCGTACCATCGATCTCGACCTGCTGCTCTACGGCAACGCGGTCATCGATACCCCCGCGCTCCAGGTTCCGCACCCGCGCATGCACCTGCGCGCCTTCGCCTTGCTGCCACTCGCCGAAATCGCGCCGGAAACCGTCATTCCCGGCCACGGCGGCCTCGCCGGGCTGCTCGCCGCAGTCGGCGATCAGGCCATCACCCGCCTCGGATAA